The following nucleotide sequence is from Neokomagataea tanensis.
GGTAGCCGGTCACGTGTTGTTCGAGGTTTTCGCCTCCTTCACGATCATGCTCGCTGGTCTGGGTGTTGTGGGTCAAGTCATTGCCATCGCTCCGATCGTGTTCAACATCGCATTGATGGCTCTGGAATTGCTGGTAGGCCTGCTGCAGGCATATGTCTTCGCGATCCTCACCTGCATCTACCTGCGCGAGGCTGTTGAGCACTAATCCCTAGTGCCCGATAGCTTTCGGCATATTCGTTTTTCTTCCAACCGCCTACTAAGGAAACTCTAACATGGACGTTCAAGCAGCTCGTGAAATCGGCGCCGGTCTGGCAGTTATCGCTCTGGCAGGTGTCGGCGTTGGTATCGGCAACATCTTCTCTACGCTGGTCAGCACAATCGGCCGTAACCCAGCATCACGTGCAAACGTATTCGGTCTGGGCATGCTCGGCTTCGCTCTGACAGAAGCTGTTGCTCTGTTTGCTCTGCTGATCGCATTCCTGATCCTGTTCTCCTGAGGGTCAAAATGAACCGCATGCCACGCCTTTTCCTGTTCGTCGCTACGCTGGCGGCTGTGCCGGGCCAAGCCGTGGCTGCGGGCATGCCCCAGCTACGCTTCAATGACCATCTGGTCATTGGGCAGGTCGTCTGGGGTGCCGCCATCTTCATTGGCTTCTACCTCGTCCTGAGCCGCTCAGCCCTTCCAAAGGTTGAACGCGTTCTGACAAACCGTCGTAACCGTATCCAGAACGATCTGGATGTTGCACGACGCGCCAAGGCAGAAGCTGATGCGGCAAGCGCAGAGCTTCAAAAAGCACGTCATGACGCTGCCGCACAGGCACGTGCCAATGTCGAGCGCATCCAAAATGAGGCACGCGCTACTGCCG
It contains:
- a CDS encoding ATP synthase subunit C family protein; this translates as MDVQAAREIGAGLAVIALAGVGVGIGNIFSTLVSTIGRNPASRANVFGLGMLGFALTEAVALFALLIAFLILFS
- a CDS encoding F0F1 ATP synthase subunit B family protein: MNRMPRLFLFVATLAAVPGQAVAAGMPQLRFNDHLVIGQVVWGAAIFIGFYLVLSRSALPKVERVLTNRRNRIQNDLDVARRAKAEADAASAELQKARHDAAAQARANVERIQNEARATAEAHAQAAAKRLEAEIAQAEERIAQSRNTALASLPDIATQTAQTVVGRLLGTDASTAQGTAISDAVARAQA